The Janthinobacterium tructae genome contains the following window.
CAGGGCGGCCGGGTGGCCATCCAGCTGCAGGCCGGCAGCGAGACCAGCGCCGATACCTTGCGCCAGCATGCGGCGCGCCTGGAAGCGTCGCTGGACGCCGCTGGCTGGCCCCTGTCGTCACTGACGATCGCCGGCAAGCCGGAGGCGGCCGGGCCAGCCGAAGCAGATGATGCTTGACGACACCAAGCGCAAGGTGCCGCAGACGGCCGTCGCCCTGGCCTACCAGAGCGGCACGCCGGCGCCCAAGGTGGTGGCCAAGGGCAGCGGCCTGATCGCGGACCAGATCATCAGCACGGCGCGCGAACACGGCGTCTTCGTGCATGAATCGAAGGAATTGGTGGCGCTGCTGATGGATGTCGACCTGGACCGCCAGATTCCGCCCGGCCTGTATCGGGCGATTGCGGAACTGCTGGCCTGGTTATATCATATTGAATCTGCGAATGGCGGACCGATCCCGCCGCCGCCCGACACCAGCGTCCACCTCACCGATACATAGACAGGCATCAATGCAAGCACATATTATGGATTCCGGCCTCGAAAACTGGCATGACTTTGAAGTGGAATCGCGGCGGGAAATCGTCGCCTTGCTGCGCAGCATCAGCGAAAAGAACCAGCTGATCCGCATGCTGATCCACGGTGAATCCGATGTGTGCGTCACTTCCATCCTGGAAGTCGATGCCGACCACAATACCGTCATCCTCGACCGTTCCGTGAACAACGACCAGAACCGGCGCATGCTGGCCGCCAAGGGCATCTCGTTTGAAACGTCGCTCGACAAGATCCGCATCCTGTTTGCCAGTGCCATGGTGCAAGAGTGCAATTACGGCGGCACACCCGCCTTGAAAATTGCCATTCCAGAAACATTGATCCGCCTGCAGCGGCGCGAGTATTACCGCATGACCACGCCCGTGAGCAATCCCGTGCGCGTCTCGATTCCCCTGCCCCCCTCGCTGGGCGGCGCCGACGCCCCGTTTCCGCTGGCCGACATCAGCTGCGGCGGCATCGCCATCCTGGACAATAAACTGATACTGGGCGAGACCATCGGCAGGGACTATCCCGGTTGCCGCATCGACTTGCCTGACGTCGGCATCGTCAGCGCCACCTTGCAAATTCGCAATTCGCTGGACATGACCCTGCTGAACAACAAGCTGAACCGCCGCCTGGGCTGCCAGTTCGTCGACCTGCCGCGCAGCATGCTGGCGCACGTGCAGCGCTATATCACGCGGCTGGAGCGTGAGCGCAACGCACGCATGGCGGGGTTAAGTTAAGGAAGAATTGAATGCCACAAAACGTCACGCCAAAGCGTAGCGAGCGGCGATGATTTGTGGCCGAGACGCGCAACTGTACTGAAGTACAGCGAGCATCGCAGGCCGCAAAGGGCGCCGCGCAGTAGCTTTGGTGCGACGTTTACACCTGCATATTCATGATCTCGTGATACGCTGAAACCAGTTTATTTCTCACCTGCACCGTCGCCTGGAATTCGATGCTCGATTTTTGCATCGACACCATCACGTCCGACAGGCTGACCTTTTCGTCGCCCATGGTAAAGCGCTGGCCCATCGCCGACGACGCCTGTTGCGAACTGCTCACGGAATCGAGCGCGCTCTTGAAGGCGTCGGCAAAATTCACCTTCGCTGCCGGCATTTCGGTCTGGATCGCCGGTATTTTCGCCTCCGGCCGCGTGGCCGCCGACTTCAGTTGCGCGATCATCGCCTCGATCCTGCTGCTATCGATACCGCCTGTTTTCACTTTGCCTCCCGATTCTGGTCTGCTTCATATCTGTTCCATGCCTGTTGCACCCAGAGAACAAAACCCTGGCTTGCAAGGCAACGACGGGTACAATAACTTCCGTCACATGTTGCCAGGGTTCCACAATACCAGCGCCAACGCCAGCCGCTCGGCCGAGCAGGCGGCAAAAGCGCCTTCTGTTTGGACGATTGAAGCGCGTGACAGTGGCGGATAATTCTGCATATCGCCCCTCCTCCCGAGGAAGCGAACCCCACGCACCACCCAACACCCGTCAAACCACACGCCCTGGAAGGCAATCATGGCTGTAGCCGAAGAAATCGATGTGAACCGCAT
Protein-coding sequences here:
- a CDS encoding EscU/YscU/HrcU family type III secretion system export apparatus switch protein yields the protein MLDDTKRKVPQTAVALAYQSGTPAPKVVAKGSGLIADQIISTAREHGVFVHESKELVALLMDVDLDRQIPPGLYRAIAELLAWLYHIESANGGPIPPPPDTSVHLTDT
- a CDS encoding flagellar brake protein; its protein translation is MDSGLENWHDFEVESRREIVALLRSISEKNQLIRMLIHGESDVCVTSILEVDADHNTVILDRSVNNDQNRRMLAAKGISFETSLDKIRILFASAMVQECNYGGTPALKIAIPETLIRLQRREYYRMTTPVSNPVRVSIPLPPSLGGADAPFPLADISCGGIAILDNKLILGETIGRDYPGCRIDLPDVGIVSATLQIRNSLDMTLLNNKLNRRLGCQFVDLPRSMLAHVQRYITRLERERNARMAGLS
- the fliE gene encoding flagellar hook-basal body complex protein FliE translates to MIAQLKSAATRPEAKIPAIQTEMPAAKVNFADAFKSALDSVSSSQQASSAMGQRFTMGDEKVSLSDVMVSMQKSSIEFQATVQVRNKLVSAYHEIMNMQV